TTCACCTAAACCTTCAACAGATTCTTCCTCGGAAACAAAAACTGGTTTTTTCATTGTCTGTTGCCAATTGGCTAACCATTTACCACCATCAGTATTtgatatctaaaaaatattatcacattgtgaaattgaaaaaattctatTCTAAAATGGTTATGGTTATAAACGAAGCATAAAATCTACCAAAAGTACATACCTTTTCAGGTGTTGGTTTGCTAGGTCGTTGTAGCAATTGTATGATGTTACTATTTATTCTTTGGACATGCCTTTTGCTTGGCGAATCTGCATTTCCTATTGGTCTGGTATTCGTTTGTGGCCCTAATTCTAATAGCACTTGAAAATCGGCATGTTCACCAAGTCGAAATCCAAAACCTACTCGTGAATCCGTTccttcaaaaatcaataattaatcaGATTAATTTACATCTTGAAAAATAAGATGAGACAAAATCCCAAATAATTCACATGTGAATTTCTAAAGGGAGATTCATCAAGAATGGATGTTGGTAAGTACCAGGACTATTATTCAAACATAATCATATTTCATGCatgaaaattttccgaattaaGATTTCGCTATGATTTAGctacaattttttatgttagtttttaaataaatgaattgttaTTATACCCGTTTAAAGTTATGTACAATTAATatgttcataaataatatttatctaataattCAAGTTcactttcttattttaatatcaaaagtgAAAATTTCCTGACAAAAATAAAGgtctaacatatttttattgacttttactTTCTAATTATCGTAGTAATAACAATTACATCGATCAAATGacaattaaaactttttgaccATTAAGGATATAGGATACCAAGGAAATgacaaattttctttcttagTCAGTGAACGGGACTTTTATACCTActagaaaatcgaaatttaaaattttattatatctttacACTTTGAAGAACAACGCTTTATAAAAACCTTTATGAAATGATCCAGAATTTTTGAGCGAAGTATctgtaattacattttaattgctCACACAAAATGTGGATTATCTcggttaatatttaataatagacACACACGTACTTCtacaaattggtgttaatgccttgtcctaaccatgaaacgtaaagatatgttgagactttcgatttcgaaaatcggaccaattttaataatattttcctatactgggaagttaacaataacataaaaaatgaaaaatttaagccAAAATTAtggtgtttcaaaaaaattttcattcagatcggataaaatttgggtgtattatgaaaaaatttgattttttgaacttcaagacgtcatcaaaatccaaaaaattaaattttgctctatcacatacaaattttagccaattttaataaaccaagtatggaattatactaattttgggtcatacttttcaaatattttggcaAATTTAACCTACCACTAAAAGTTTTGATGATAATAGGCATTTGGTACCGATATTTCTCACATAGGTAAATGTTAGTTAAATAATAACGTCAAacatgaaaagtttgacccaaaagtagtgggtttcaaaaaaaattgcattcagatcgcataaaatttgggtgtatgatgaaaaaatttgattttttgaactttatgacgtcatcaaaattaaaaaaattaaattttgctttatcacattcaaattatagccaattttaataaataaagccaTATTAttttgagtcatatttttcaaatttatggtcaaatttaacctacctctAAAAGTTTTAAAGATAGTGGGGTCATGGTACTGATATTTTGCACAAAGGTGATAgtaagctaaataataaataatatgctcATACCTTTTTTAATTGGtggaatatttgaataaattaacgATAATATTGATGGTAATTCTTCTGGGATAATCAACGAGTTGGCcactaaaacaaacaaaaataaaatgaaaagttcttcgaaatatggaaaaattgcGCTGCATGCATTTTTGCAAGTTTcgcaaataatttataaatcattttatccaaaaaaagagtgatgatagaaaatttgttttataagtttataaaacaattatatatttgaaatatacatgttttttcttttttcaaagcAAAATGTCTCTCCCCAGTACAATGCTTTGTactgtatatgtaatatgtaataaattatagatGCGCGAATTTAGTTCCTTAATGTAGTTAGTGCCATTATCTTTTGGGATAGGCTATTAACATCTTTTAAAATTAGGTATAACAATTCCACCAAAAGTTATAACtacttttaagtaaattaatataaGAGAAATTGAAACCAGACACCTTTTTTGATACAAATGAATTCATTAATTGgcaaatcatttttattcgtTTTCACTTTCTTTATTACTTACTAGCTGCTCTCCGGGACTTCATAACCGATTTCTTTTCTGGATTATaaagtctaaaatttaaaaaaaagaactgtAACCTATTGTGATATCCAGGGCGAATCTGGATTTGTCGTTTTTGAATTTGTctgaatgttcgagaaaattctagaaaattcgatagaaatccatagaacattccagaatgttcgagaaaattttagaaaattcgacagaaacccatggaacattccagattgttcgagaaagtttgataaaattcaataaaattccatacaacattcgagaatattcgagaaagttctagaaaattcgatagaaatccatagaacattccagaatgttcgagaaaattctagaaaattcgatagaaattcatggaacattccagaattttcgggaaaaatcgaaagacatttgcgccagtagcgccatctagtgaaaattgtactattgacagtggggcctattgtactattagaactatttttttaatctattttctatgaatttctagatcatttttaattccacccccaccaaactcccttattgacaatgggagcctaagggctacccaatgacataatcccctaccgaaggtcactggttagttttagggaaaatcggggacatacaaacaaacactctccttttatatatatagatttatattcaattttttgaaattgaattaattattagcAACTTACCTAAACTATTCATAAGTTCAGAAATATTTCTGGTTCTTATAAAAGAATTTAACTCACTCTGTATAATCATTTAATATAGTACTTAGTACCTATATTTCTTCTACACAATTGCATATAACCGTGGTAATCgttaagttattattatagaaataaaattatatacaattatttatttaaatatttatcgacTTTAACTATTGCATGGTAAAATTACTTACATAATAATACGCATAATGCACTGAATATCcgtaaaagtaaaaacatgatgttggattaattattatttattataaaatacctgcaaaaaaataaagctattaaatactgaaattaattttgtagatACTTTACGAAattataactattaattaaaataatgtacctaattaaaataaaaatttaaggggaataattaaacatttcaGTTCAAAGTTCAAAAAGTGTTAATACACCGGTCAATTAGGCTTCAATCCATAGTCGCTGTACCCTTTTCTGAAAAAGTGTTTTCTTAGTAATTTGGTCCGCTGATTCCGAATTTGGAATGCTACACTTTCAAAAGTCTCAGCATGtcttgtttataacaattttttataaacaaatacaatttttccatAGTGTCAGCAAAGTTTTGGATTAAagtattgttaaatattttacaataattttggttcattgttgaaatacgtatcaatagatattatattatttttgctaGCTGGAAATAAaccgaaaatatgaaaaattttttttataaaatttctgctGAGACTTTTAAAAATGCAGCATTCGGAAATCAGGGTGTCTTAAAtactaagaaaaaatttgtaggaAAAAACCATAAGGAAAGTGGTGCGAACAGTGGCCAAAAGTGTACAGCCACAATGAGTGTTTCTGTAtgagattttaatatttcagagCAGCTATTTTTTGCGCATGCAGGTGACCTGTTATTTATCGAAGAAGACACGatgaaaaattagtaaaaatttttatttttcaacgagctagtaattttattaaaaattaatgtaccaAAATTAAAccatataaaattcaaaattataatttaataataatcttcaTAGCCAATCAAATTCCCAATGAAGCAATCAATTGTAAGATCAGTATGCTGTAAATCCGTTTGACGAAGGTTGTTTTtacgaataaaaattattttttatgtaactaATGATACTGACCTAAATAGAGTGTTAAATGCTAAGCAAAcgggctgtttttttttttaaattgatctttgctcaaaacttgaaaaataagttttatcttCATAACTTGTAAGAGAAagaagaattaaatttaaatgtttgtcCTCATTTAAAAGGTAATATCTTTTCGAAAACCACATAGTTTAGGCAAAAAATGATTgcaaattttgacccaaaattatttttccgttGTATGTCTGTGGAATCTAggcgtttttcgaaaaaaatatttcataaaagttgtttgtttattaagatGAGAGTTTGTAAAGGAAGGTGCAATTAGTAGAAGGCTATACGTAATATTCCTTCGTTGTTCCTTCGTTTTAGTAGCCTAAGACACAATAAGTTTTTCGGAAATAGAGATTATGCTTAAGTATTTAACTCCCTTCTTCATTATCTTATTACAGTACTGATTATATGCGTGAGAAAGTTTATAAGCTATATTTTCAAGGGTCAAAAGTGCATGACTTCAATATAGTTTTGATAGAAAACTTGGACTTAATGTGTTTTGCTtagccaaaaatttaatttaataaaaaacaattgaaaacaaacaattggccgagttaactgttgaaataccatgcatagacagtgttgattactctatcacattacacatacatacatgtcacacatacgtaactgatatccccatataatatatactacacaatttacgcctaatttgcgccctaacgagtaaacagtgatgtttacgaaaaaatatttcaaacaaaagttgtttatttttttataaggaagatttttttacatctaaacttttgttctatctctaacgctttacaagatgggtccttcggactcataggtcaagacccaattgacctatgttgctcatttacgaacttgacctcactttttacgtccttagtgcgctgtaaaaatttcagcttgatatcttttttcgtttttgagttattgtgttggcagacagacgggcagacggacagacaaccgaaaatggactaattagttgattttataaacaccgataccaaaattttggtcataggattaatatttttaagcgttacaaacttgggactaaacttagtataccttgcatattacatatatgcatggtattataaatttaaaaatcttatgATAAAAGCTATCGATTTAAGGGACTTTTCGGATGCATGGCCTCCATAAAATTGtgcattttgtaaatttttatagtgtgttcTAGATAAGGAACATGATACACATGAAAAGGTTGGagagaacttttttttaactgacTAAGGGAAATGAATTCCAACACCTGTACTTGTATTTACTATCGGTTCTGCTAAGAATGGCATTTCGTTCGCGGGTAGTAATAAATATgcgataaaaatgaaattatacagACTACAGTAAACAGAAATGTATATAAATggtaattcttttaaattttagaatgtttgaatgtttttaatagtttcACTTTTCTCcggattaaattatttaagaaatttaatagcGACGTGTATAAACCAAAACAGTCTATATaagagtataaatattattataccatgtatttttaattaaaaacaagtgaaaagaaataattgactgagttaattgttgaagtaccatgcatagtcagtgctgatttctttatcacataacacatacatacatgtgaaacatagataattgatattcaagtatattaCATACTAGAAAAtgtccgcctaattggcgccctcacgggtaaacagtgatgtttacgaaaaaatgtttcaaacaaaagtggtttatttttttataagaaatattttttacctttaaacttttgttctatctctaacgctttacaagatgggttctacggacccaagacccaattgacctatgatgctcatttacgaacttgacctcactttttacgtcctgagtacgctgtaaaaatttcagctcgatatattttttcgtttttgagttatcgtgtccacaggcgggcggacggacggacggacaatcggaaatggactaattaggtgattctatgaacacctatagcaaaattttgtgcgtagcatcaatatttttaagcattacaaacttgggactaaaattagtataccttgcatattacatatatgcatggtataataatatttacaattgaattatattagccattttaaggattttaattataaaatttattagagcAAGGGACCGTTCAAAGTCCTTCATTTTTAGCATGTGTACCAATAGATAAACGATAGCCCTATAATTCGGTTATGCCCGTTCGTCCATTACATCGATTCGAGTGAAATTAATACCGTTTCAGTAAGTTGTCTTCTCTGACGAACTTTTTACAAGATTGAAGCCTTCGCGGatctaaaaattggaaaattaacaGTACACACTTTTTTGATCAGACCTTTTAAccaattattttcgtaataagcTAAAATTGCAAATTCACGAACGTGTAGAACGCAATAAAACGCGTTTTTGTGCGTTACGAATGTCATTTACGAGTCCAAGTCTTtccaagttttttaaatttatatttgtcttttttgtatctcttataaaattataagcCATCCATCTTAAGGTGTTTGGCTCCCTacaatattgtgaaaaaattttggattatatgcaCGGTAAAGCTTGTATTCAaacaatgtataatttttaactatactgAAGTGTTCAACTCTTTTctatacatacaataaaaagtCTGCGATGAGTCTAAATTCTGTTAATATAGTTATTTCTCTTCAACAGCCATACTCTAACTAGTATAGAcatttctgttcaacaataaaatgttttaactttgcgttattatatctcaacatgaaacggtcaataattttgtttctacTTTATAACTAAGAACAAATACATCAATGatcaattagttttttgaaaatattacagttagtttttttctaaaattaaaaaactagttAAAAACTCTCTTCTATCCCCTCCATGttaataaatcgaaatttaattaagtttatctcgagttagagacggtcaatcaaCTTCAAATTTGTGTAGccattgtattataatatcgttAAGTTTGTACGAGCGcaaaggcaagtttagacttgtggttgaaattatttgtaccttattttcaactttgatgatgaattttgctataacttgatatatacttttcttcttatattgtcaagttataccATAATTCACCAACAAAATTGAAaggatgtatttttttaattttatgtccccactaccgtgcttatacatccttaattagtcggaatTTAATgaggttttaacttttatttaaatagtttatttttaatttccaccgactagttttggagaaatctttgaaaacataccatccatctaccgttttaagACCAATGTTATATTACTATTGATCaacctcctaaaattttcagaattaatttaaacttagcgcaatttcatatataaaaaaaccaagccttttatccaaaattgacctggcgctcgtacatccttaataagtaaacaaaaatttagaattttctgacactatgcCCTTATcgagacaacaaccttaacatacacttaattaatatttacaacacTATTTTACATCAATTTTAATGCCGACCACCTTAATATACACATAAAACTAATAAtccaaaaatagttaaaaattacacACTTAACTATATATCACATTTCACTCTTCGAACAACAATAtgcaattatttaaacttatcacttaaacaaaaattataacaatcaaGAGtggtaattaatttgaaatcgAAAGAGAAAAGTGTCAGtcttcaacaaataaatatgccttataacttaaaaacaaatataaaataaaaatgcaattattttattattcattggtaaatca
The Chrysoperla carnea chromosome 4, inChrCarn1.1, whole genome shotgun sequence genome window above contains:
- the LOC123298445 gene encoding uncharacterized protein LOC123298445, coding for MFLLLRIFSALCVLLLANSLIIPEELPSILSLIYSNIPPIKKGTDSRVGFGFRLGEHADFQVLLELGPQTNTRPIGNADSPSKRHVQRINSNIIQLLQRPSKPTPEKISNTDGGKWLANWQQTMKKPVFVSEEESVEGLGEIKAADVIPEDDGDDLNNSTENLDTNETNDSAKEESPKKIVNSKEDTSDLSDVSLDNE